A single Candidatus Polarisedimenticolaceae bacterium DNA region contains:
- a CDS encoding c-type cytochrome, which produces MLRRILKIVAGAVAVLVLIVGIALAVISRGGIPFYPPGKIDLKVEVTPERVERGRHTMQMLCVACHLDNDTGTLAGKPMLEVPAQFGSAHSANITGDPETGIGSWSDGEIAYLLRTGVRRDGRYTPPWMVKLPLMADEDLKDVIAFLRSDDPLVKPVHVKRPLSQPSLLMKVLARTVFKPIPYPTSPIPTPDTSDRVAYGRYLVQARALCYPCHSADFATLDEHVPEKSGGYLGGGNAMPDMNGRIVKTANITPDPETGIGKWTEDEFVRLVRFGVRPDASVIQYPMMPFPELSDDETRAIYAYLKTVPPIKNAVPRPVAATVAGTDAGRAAYYRYGCNGCHGDTGVGVYDLRKNPVDFPTEEALIAYIKHPEIAKPGVKMPTWDGVIAGSRLRAARRARAGAGGGAQVIVRAGRRHPRRRRRYRAASG; this is translated from the coding sequence ATGCTCCGCCGCATTCTCAAGATCGTCGCCGGCGCCGTGGCCGTTCTCGTTTTGATCGTGGGAATCGCGCTCGCCGTCATCTCTCGTGGCGGCATCCCGTTTTACCCGCCGGGGAAGATCGACCTCAAGGTCGAGGTGACCCCGGAGCGCGTCGAGCGCGGGCGGCACACGATGCAGATGCTTTGTGTCGCCTGCCACCTCGACAACGACACTGGGACGCTCGCCGGCAAGCCGATGCTCGAGGTGCCCGCGCAGTTCGGCTCGGCGCACTCGGCGAACATCACCGGCGACCCGGAGACGGGGATCGGGTCGTGGAGCGACGGCGAGATCGCGTATCTCCTCCGCACCGGCGTCCGTCGTGACGGGCGCTACACGCCGCCGTGGATGGTCAAGCTGCCGCTCATGGCCGACGAGGACCTGAAGGACGTCATCGCGTTCCTTCGCTCCGACGATCCGCTCGTGAAGCCGGTGCACGTGAAGAGGCCGCTGAGCCAGCCCAGCTTGCTCATGAAGGTGCTCGCGCGGACGGTGTTCAAGCCGATTCCGTACCCGACCTCGCCGATCCCGACGCCCGACACGAGCGACAGGGTCGCGTACGGGCGGTACCTCGTGCAGGCCCGCGCCCTCTGCTATCCGTGCCACTCGGCCGATTTCGCGACGCTCGACGAGCACGTGCCCGAGAAATCGGGCGGCTACCTCGGCGGCGGGAACGCGATGCCCGACATGAACGGCCGCATCGTGAAGACGGCGAACATCACGCCGGATCCCGAGACCGGGATCGGCAAGTGGACCGAGGATGAGTTCGTGCGGCTCGTGCGCTTCGGGGTTCGTCCCGACGCGAGCGTGATCCAGTACCCGATGATGCCGTTTCCGGAGCTGTCCGACGACGAGACGCGCGCGATCTACGCGTACCTGAAGACCGTGCCGCCGATCAAGAATGCGGTGCCGCGGCCGGTGGCGGCCACGGTTGCCGGAACGGACGCGGGCCGCGCCGCCTACTACCGTTACGGCTGCAACGGGTGCCACGGCGACACCGGCGTCGGCGTCTACGACCTCCGCAAGAACCCCGTCGACTTCCCGACCGAGGAGGCGCTCATCGCCTATATCAAGCACCCCGAGATCGCGAAACCCGGGGTCAAGATGCCGACGTGGGACGGTGTCATCGCGGGAAGCCGACTACGCGCCGCTCGCCGCGCACGTGCGGGCGCTGGCGGCGGCGCGCAAGTAATCGTCAGGGCTGGCAGGCGTCACCCACGCCGTCGCCGTCGGTATCGAGCTGCGTCGGGTTGA
- a CDS encoding TetR/AcrR family transcriptional regulator — MPRPNRSAEKREALLPVLAEAFASAGYTKATTAELARRCGVQETVLYRLWPDKKAMFLASIDHVFERSMATWTELLAGASASATGAERILAHEAVHHGEFGLYRVLFTGLDEIDDDEVREHLRQTYRKFQRYVRDRIAEHRAARRVRGGVSPDAAAWAILGLGTIASIGRELGLLTTAARRELLAGVGRALLESTR; from the coding sequence ATGCCGCGGCCAAACCGTTCCGCCGAGAAGCGCGAGGCGCTCTTGCCCGTCTTGGCCGAGGCGTTCGCGAGCGCGGGCTACACCAAGGCGACGACGGCGGAGCTGGCGCGGCGGTGCGGAGTCCAGGAGACGGTCCTCTATCGGCTCTGGCCCGACAAGAAGGCGATGTTCCTGGCGTCGATCGACCACGTGTTCGAGCGCTCTATGGCGACCTGGACCGAGCTGCTCGCCGGCGCGTCCGCCTCGGCGACCGGTGCCGAGCGCATCCTCGCCCACGAGGCGGTCCACCACGGCGAGTTCGGGCTCTACCGGGTGCTCTTCACCGGCCTCGACGAGATCGACGACGACGAAGTGCGGGAGCACCTCCGGCAGACCTATCGCAAGTTCCAGCGCTACGTCCGCGATCGCATCGCCGAGCACCGCGCGGCCCGCCGCGTGCGCGGGGGCGTCTCCCCCGACGCCGCCGCCTGGGCGATCCTCGGGCTCGGGACGATCGCGAGCATCGGCCGCGAGCTCGGACTTCTCACGACCGCCGCTCGCCGCGAGCTGCTCGCCGGCGTCGGGCGTGCGCTCCTGGAGTCGACACGATGA
- a CDS encoding right-handed parallel beta-helix repeat-containing protein → MRRASTILGVLALVTAAAIGAASAATRVVTKPDDTTDGLCDADCSLRDAVTASVSGDTITFDDDVVGETITLVLGDLVIDKTLTITGPGQGALAISGGDTQRIFSVTPAGTLTASGLTFTQGKGEFYAPLGVAAAGVVVSSGTVSFTDCTFADNHADGHSSGNGVNDAAVGYSDGVGKTMTFTRCTFRDNTAGGAPCLDIDRGALTIIDSVFLDNTATDGPSCVLSASLDPAVIMRTTFSGNAAVAGGALFVSGSGGTTIKNSTIVENMSTAGFGAGIYVYGQGKATVSNVTLAQNVAATGSNIYVTGGGTAIVRNTILANTANNCSGVGITSHGYNLDSGGTCGFAATGDKSNATAGLAPLASSGGLTPTMPLYLTSAARDAGNPAAPGSGGDACEAADQRGIARPAFTACDIGAFESTGPETIGTSGFMTRGDKTLYSWPSQPGVTQYETRRSTLATFATTPCVGITTTGTTWSDSQIPAAGGAFFYINRPSLPQLGTWGYTTAGAERTTPCP, encoded by the coding sequence TTGCGTCGGGCATCAACGATTCTGGGCGTCCTGGCCCTGGTGACGGCGGCAGCGATCGGCGCGGCGTCCGCGGCGACGCGCGTCGTCACCAAGCCCGACGACACCACCGACGGCCTGTGCGATGCGGACTGCTCGCTCCGCGACGCCGTCACCGCCTCCGTCTCGGGCGACACGATCACGTTCGACGACGACGTCGTCGGCGAGACGATCACGCTCGTCCTCGGAGACCTCGTCATCGACAAGACCCTCACGATCACGGGGCCGGGCCAGGGCGCGCTCGCCATCAGCGGCGGCGACACGCAGCGCATCTTCAGCGTGACGCCGGCGGGAACGCTCACCGCGTCCGGTCTCACGTTCACCCAAGGCAAGGGGGAGTTCTACGCGCCGCTCGGGGTCGCGGCGGCGGGTGTCGTGGTGAGCAGCGGCACCGTTTCGTTCACGGACTGCACGTTCGCGGACAACCACGCCGACGGGCACTCGAGCGGGAACGGCGTCAACGACGCCGCGGTCGGCTACTCGGACGGCGTCGGCAAGACGATGACGTTCACGCGCTGCACCTTCCGCGACAACACCGCCGGCGGGGCGCCGTGCCTCGACATCGACCGCGGCGCGCTGACGATCATCGACTCGGTGTTCCTCGACAACACGGCCACGGACGGCCCCTCGTGCGTGCTCTCCGCGAGCCTCGACCCGGCTGTGATCATGCGGACGACGTTCTCCGGAAACGCGGCGGTCGCCGGCGGCGCCCTCTTCGTCTCGGGGAGCGGAGGGACCACGATCAAGAACTCGACGATCGTCGAGAACATGTCGACGGCGGGATTCGGCGCGGGGATCTACGTCTACGGGCAGGGCAAGGCGACCGTCAGCAACGTCACGCTCGCGCAGAACGTCGCGGCGACCGGCTCGAACATCTACGTCACGGGCGGGGGAACGGCGATCGTGCGCAACACGATCCTCGCGAACACCGCGAACAATTGCAGCGGCGTCGGAATCACGTCGCACGGCTACAACCTCGATTCAGGGGGAACGTGCGGTTTCGCGGCCACCGGGGACAAGAGCAACGCGACGGCGGGGCTCGCACCGCTCGCCTCGAGCGGCGGCCTGACGCCGACGATGCCCCTCTACCTCACGAGCGCCGCCCGCGACGCCGGCAACCCCGCAGCACCGGGGAGCGGCGGCGACGCCTGCGAAGCCGCCGACCAGCGCGGCATCGCACGCCCGGCCTTCACCGCCTGCGACATCGGAGCGTTCGAGTCGACCGGCCCCGAGACGATCGGCACTTCCGGGTTCATGACGCGGGGCGACAAGACCCTCTACTCGTGGCCGTCGCAGCCGGGCGTCACGCAATACGAGACACGTCGCTCGACGCTCGCGACCTTCGCCACGACACCCTGCGTCGGCATCACGACGACGGGAACGACGTGGAGCGATTCCCAGATCCCCGCGGCCGGCGGTGCCTTCTTCTACATCAACCGCCCGTCGCTGCCGCAGCTCGGCACGTGGGGGTACACGACCGCCGGCGCGGAGCGCACGACCCCCTGTCCTTAG
- a CDS encoding tetratricopeptide repeat protein: MLRRAFPAVGALALLFAASPAGAITSTPKPKSLSKPVPTDSFERPDAQALVREAKALWHIEKDYNGALAKFNAAVDASPDDSDVRLQRGHFFEVLAALVVPEDREKFKEFAQEDYQSIAEGDPDSLIAGVARDGMTRLAGEEFLEVKTVECPETAIEIHSRGESLYGARRYSDAIAAYEKATAGCPEAAAWWVDFADSHYVVEDYRKAKELFSKALTVDPWNREAHRFLADTDLQLGDNEAAVHELVLTVVSDPMYEAGWSALRLYGTALGHKWKRVFGNRNVEPRGADAAAWVAYINAKADAADGKSALAVERAAVKRALAAARETEPGPSRVTSPFWAMIERADQAGYLDEAIFLHLFDAALAGEYPEFREKHSQRLSRYVETLIME, encoded by the coding sequence ATGTTGCGCCGAGCATTCCCGGCCGTGGGCGCCCTCGCCTTGCTGTTCGCCGCATCGCCGGCGGGCGCCATCACGAGCACTCCGAAGCCCAAATCGCTCTCGAAGCCCGTCCCCACCGACAGCTTCGAGCGTCCCGACGCCCAGGCCCTCGTCCGTGAGGCGAAGGCGCTCTGGCACATCGAGAAGGACTACAACGGCGCGCTGGCGAAGTTCAACGCCGCCGTCGACGCGAGCCCCGACGACAGCGACGTCCGCCTCCAGAGGGGACATTTCTTCGAGGTCCTCGCAGCACTCGTCGTTCCGGAGGATCGCGAGAAATTCAAGGAGTTCGCCCAGGAGGACTACCAGTCGATTGCCGAAGGCGATCCGGACTCGCTCATCGCCGGCGTGGCGCGCGACGGCATGACGCGCCTTGCCGGCGAGGAGTTCCTCGAGGTCAAGACGGTCGAGTGCCCGGAGACGGCGATCGAGATCCACTCGCGCGGGGAATCGCTCTACGGCGCGCGGCGGTACTCGGATGCGATCGCCGCCTACGAGAAGGCGACGGCCGGATGTCCGGAGGCGGCCGCGTGGTGGGTCGACTTCGCCGACTCGCATTACGTGGTCGAGGACTATCGCAAGGCGAAGGAGCTGTTCTCGAAGGCGCTGACGGTCGACCCGTGGAACCGCGAGGCGCACCGGTTCCTCGCCGACACCGACCTGCAGCTCGGGGACAACGAGGCCGCGGTGCACGAGCTCGTCCTCACCGTCGTGTCGGACCCGATGTACGAGGCCGGATGGTCGGCGCTCCGCCTTTACGGGACCGCGCTCGGACACAAGTGGAAGCGCGTCTTCGGGAACCGGAACGTCGAGCCGCGAGGCGCCGACGCCGCGGCCTGGGTGGCCTACATCAACGCGAAGGCCGACGCGGCCGACGGAAAATCGGCGCTCGCCGTCGAGCGCGCGGCCGTCAAGCGCGCGCTCGCTGCGGCTCGTGAAACGGAGCCGGGGCCCTCGAGGGTGACGAGCCCGTTCTGGGCGATGATCGAGCGCGCCGATCAGGCCGGCTACCTCGACGAGGCGATCTTCCTCCACCTGTTCGACGCGGCGCTCGCGGGCGAGTACCCGGAGTTTCGCGAGAAGCACTCGCAGCGCCTGTCCCGGTACGTCGAAACGCTAATAATGGAGTGA
- a CDS encoding PKD domain-containing protein, with translation MVRAAVAAILVVVLQPAVWSATPASGTVSPNATTGFTGGPFDFTNQTGAPYVPPAPPVSPVCANPASPCDDFALTVAIPPSDSTIYLLHVDLNFPDPQGDFDLYLIDADGTTVDAISANSTGVQESITYQVPSGATSHYTVRVVPYSVTTGAGGDTYSTTIALGHAQAPIEPPDQPTVPGVPRFEVYQAPTGMGDDAGEPSIGADWTSGKAMFQSGLRTLRVGWDECASPAAATWEDVSFPSTSTVSLDPILFTDSRTNRTFSSQLTGACSATAFSDDDGTTWTPSQGCGAPAGADHQSYGGGPFAPGPTDCHTPVYPDAVYYCSQEDETSFCAMSCDGGLTFGPGVPAWTTQDCAAIHGHIKVAPDGTVYVPNKDCNGNGGVIVSSDNGVTWTVRRVTGSTASKNGWLLDPSVGIGAGGRLYFGYQRDDGHPWIAVSDDKGVTWHDNKEVGTEFGIKNSTFPEVVAGDNDRAAYAFLGTLSDGDYGDPSTFAGIWHLFIATTLDGGVTWATVDATPHDPVQRGSICNQGTTACDHVPDDRNLLDFNDITIDKLGRVLVAFSDGCVTGSCISGQTYNDYTAKASIIRQSGGRRLLAQYDPSPAEPVHPQAPKLDGVRTAPGVVHLSWSRPDNGGSVITGYKIYRGPTSGSETLLTSIGAKNSYDDIAANPSLGYFYKVSAVNAAGEGAFCSEISVAPGVPPGTDPCTVPGMIIATDTSDSAPNIPATPAVNIVSLSAAEPYSGEPDDIVFTLQVGQAASAPPTTQWYIIWNRPVPNGSADRNYVAAKTDAAGTVSYEYGTVSPPNANLPTRVGAADEGSYDPGTGVIRIKIANAKIDGVSAGQTLVGVTARTFTRPDGLPVTQTAAQDFAPTGQYVLVGNASCRPNAAPVATLSRSPADGCVPLTVTFDGSPSSDPDGDGIASYQFDFGDGSPDVVQSWPTTEHVYTVAGDYAARLRVTDARGLGSPNVDQKTIEVEACAIPEVAALSWDAAKDTLSWGVASNADGYRLYRGVAADLPHLLDSSLDSCIRYEGVDPSAASAEIPPEDTLYWYLAVGIRGPVVGSAGDATAGPRVVNASGTCP, from the coding sequence ATGGTCCGAGCCGCGGTCGCTGCGATTCTCGTCGTCGTCCTCCAACCGGCCGTTTGGTCTGCGACGCCGGCGAGCGGAACGGTCTCACCGAACGCCACGACGGGATTCACCGGCGGTCCATTCGACTTCACCAACCAGACGGGTGCGCCTTACGTCCCGCCCGCGCCGCCGGTGTCGCCGGTGTGCGCGAACCCCGCGAGCCCCTGCGATGACTTCGCGCTGACGGTCGCGATCCCACCGTCCGACTCGACGATCTACCTCCTCCACGTCGATCTGAACTTCCCGGACCCGCAGGGCGATTTCGATCTCTACTTGATCGACGCGGACGGGACCACCGTCGACGCGATCTCGGCGAACAGCACCGGCGTCCAGGAGTCGATCACCTACCAGGTGCCGAGCGGTGCGACCTCGCATTACACCGTGCGCGTCGTCCCCTATTCGGTGACGACGGGGGCGGGCGGGGACACGTACTCCACGACGATCGCGCTCGGTCATGCGCAGGCGCCGATCGAGCCGCCCGACCAGCCGACGGTCCCGGGCGTCCCGCGCTTCGAGGTCTACCAGGCGCCGACCGGCATGGGCGACGACGCCGGCGAGCCGTCGATCGGCGCGGACTGGACGAGCGGCAAGGCGATGTTCCAGTCGGGCCTCCGAACGCTGCGCGTCGGGTGGGACGAATGCGCGTCGCCGGCCGCGGCGACCTGGGAGGACGTGTCGTTCCCGTCGACCTCGACCGTCAGCCTCGATCCGATCCTCTTCACCGACTCGCGGACGAACCGCACCTTCTCATCGCAGCTCACCGGCGCGTGCAGCGCGACCGCGTTCTCCGACGACGACGGGACGACGTGGACCCCGAGCCAGGGTTGCGGTGCACCCGCCGGCGCCGACCACCAGAGCTACGGCGGCGGGCCGTTCGCGCCCGGCCCAACCGATTGCCACACGCCCGTGTACCCCGACGCCGTCTACTACTGCTCGCAGGAGGACGAGACGTCGTTCTGCGCGATGAGCTGCGACGGCGGCCTGACCTTCGGCCCCGGCGTGCCCGCGTGGACGACCCAGGACTGCGCGGCGATCCACGGGCACATCAAGGTCGCGCCCGACGGGACCGTGTATGTCCCGAACAAGGACTGCAACGGCAATGGAGGCGTCATCGTCTCGTCGGACAACGGCGTGACCTGGACGGTGCGCCGGGTGACCGGGAGCACGGCGTCGAAGAACGGCTGGCTGCTCGATCCCTCGGTCGGCATCGGCGCCGGCGGCCGGCTCTACTTCGGCTATCAGCGCGACGACGGCCACCCCTGGATCGCCGTGTCCGACGACAAGGGCGTCACGTGGCACGACAACAAGGAGGTCGGCACCGAGTTCGGGATCAAGAACAGCACCTTCCCCGAGGTCGTCGCCGGCGACAACGATCGTGCGGCCTATGCCTTCCTGGGGACGCTCTCGGACGGCGATTACGGCGATCCCTCGACCTTCGCGGGCATCTGGCACCTCTTCATCGCGACGACGCTCGACGGCGGCGTCACCTGGGCGACCGTCGACGCGACGCCACACGACCCGGTCCAGCGCGGCTCGATCTGCAATCAGGGAACGACCGCCTGCGATCACGTTCCGGACGACCGCAACCTCCTCGACTTCAACGACATCACGATCGACAAGCTCGGCCGCGTCCTCGTCGCCTTCTCGGACGGATGCGTGACCGGCTCGTGCATCTCCGGTCAGACCTACAACGACTACACGGCGAAGGCCTCGATCATTCGCCAGTCCGGAGGCCGGCGTCTCCTCGCGCAGTACGACCCGAGCCCCGCCGAGCCGGTTCATCCGCAGGCGCCGAAGCTCGACGGCGTCCGTACCGCACCGGGTGTGGTCCATCTCTCGTGGTCGAGGCCCGACAACGGCGGCTCCGTGATCACGGGGTACAAGATCTACCGCGGTCCGACGAGCGGGAGCGAGACGCTGCTCACGTCGATCGGCGCGAAGAACAGCTACGACGACATCGCCGCGAACCCGTCGCTCGGCTACTTCTACAAGGTCTCGGCGGTGAACGCCGCGGGCGAGGGCGCGTTCTGCAGCGAGATCTCCGTCGCACCGGGTGTGCCGCCCGGCACCGATCCGTGCACCGTCCCCGGGATGATCATCGCGACCGACACCAGCGATTCCGCACCGAACATCCCCGCGACGCCGGCCGTGAACATCGTGTCGCTGTCGGCCGCCGAGCCGTACTCGGGGGAGCCGGACGACATCGTGTTCACGCTCCAGGTCGGTCAGGCCGCGTCCGCGCCGCCGACGACCCAGTGGTACATCATCTGGAACCGCCCGGTCCCGAACGGCAGCGCCGACCGGAACTACGTCGCCGCGAAGACGGACGCCGCCGGCACGGTGAGCTACGAGTACGGCACCGTCTCGCCGCCGAACGCGAACCTTCCGACACGGGTCGGGGCCGCCGATGAGGGCAGCTACGACCCCGGGACCGGCGTGATCCGGATCAAGATCGCGAACGCGAAGATCGACGGCGTCTCCGCCGGTCAAACCCTGGTCGGTGTCACGGCGCGGACGTTCACACGCCCCGACGGCCTGCCGGTCACACAGACCGCCGCGCAGGACTTCGCGCCGACGGGCCAGTACGTCCTCGTCGGCAACGCGTCGTGCCGTCCGAACGCGGCGCCGGTTGCGACCCTGTCCCGGTCTCCCGCCGATGGGTGCGTGCCGCTGACCGTCACCTTCGACGGCTCGCCGTCCTCGGACCCCGACGGCGACGGCATCGCCTCGTACCAGTTCGACTTCGGCGACGGATCGCCCGACGTCGTCCAATCGTGGCCGACCACCGAGCATGTCTACACGGTCGCCGGCGACTACGCCGCGCGGCTGCGCGTCACCGACGCGCGGGGCCTCGGCAGTCCGAACGTCGATCAGAAGACGATCGAGGTCGAAGCGTGCGCGATCCCGGAGGTCGCGGCTCTCTCATGGGACGCGGCGAAGGACACGCTCTCCTGGGGCGTGGCTTCGAACGCCGACGGCTACCGGCTCTATCGCGGCGTCGCCGCCGACCTCCCCCACCTGCTCGACTCCTCGCTCGATTCGTGCATCCGCTACGAGGGGGTCGACCCGTCCGCGGCCTCCGCGGAGATCCCGCCGGAGGACACGCTCTACTGGTATCTCGCGGTCGGGATCCGCGGACCGGTCGTCGGCTCGGCCGGCGACGCGACTGCGGGGCCCCGCGTCGTCAACGCCTCGGGGACCTGTCCTTAA